A portion of the Patescibacteria group bacterium genome contains these proteins:
- a CDS encoding glycosyltransferase family 4 protein, with protein MPKRILIFSTAYFPLVGGAEIAIKEITDRINDIQFDMITLRFDGDLPEFEKVGNINVHRIGFTKKNPAMADLVKFPLAFNKLFFPFTACFKACRLHRRNKYSAIWAMMAAYAGFAAMFFKAGHKRVPYLLTLQEGDPLEYIKRKVRFVGPLFKRIFTTADFIQVISNYLAGLAREMGYQGGLEVIPNAVDIGHFTREYAADDLAALKRKFGGSADDKYLITASRLVLKNAVDDVIKALEYLPAGVKFLILGAGPDEDDLKSLVKNLKLESRIFFLGQIGHKDLPKYLKISDIFIRPSLSEGLGNSFLEAMAAGLPVIATPVGGIVDFLRDPSAGSGQATGLFCKVRDPKSIAEKVKVYLENKELTEIIKINAKSMVEKNYNWNLIAEKMKNIFNKLIK; from the coding sequence ATGCCAAAAAGAATTTTAATATTTTCCACCGCTTATTTCCCTTTGGTCGGCGGCGCTGAAATAGCGATTAAAGAAATTACCGATAGGATTAATGATATTCAGTTTGACATGATAACTTTGCGCTTTGACGGCGATCTGCCTGAATTTGAAAAAGTCGGGAATATTAATGTTCACCGGATTGGTTTTACCAAGAAAAATCCCGCCATGGCTGATTTAGTAAAATTTCCTTTAGCCTTTAATAAATTATTTTTTCCTTTTACTGCCTGCTTTAAGGCCTGCCGTTTGCACCGGCGGAATAAATACAGCGCTATCTGGGCCATGATGGCGGCTTATGCCGGTTTTGCCGCCATGTTTTTTAAAGCCGGCCATAAGCGCGTGCCCTATCTTCTGACTTTGCAGGAAGGCGATCCGCTTGAATATATAAAAAGAAAAGTTCGTTTTGTCGGCCCGCTGTTTAAAAGAATCTTCACCACGGCGGATTTTATCCAGGTTATATCAAATTATTTAGCCGGTTTGGCGCGCGAAATGGGCTATCAAGGCGGACTGGAAGTTATACCCAACGCGGTTGACATCGGGCATTTTACGCGAGAATACGCGGCCGATGATTTGGCGGCTTTAAAAAGAAAATTTGGCGGCTCGGCGGATGATAAATATCTTATCACCGCTTCGCGCTTAGTGCTGAAAAACGCGGTTGATGATGTTATTAAAGCTCTTGAATATCTGCCAGCCGGCGTGAAATTTTTAATTTTAGGCGCCGGTCCGGATGAAGATGATTTAAAATCGCTGGTTAAAAATTTAAAATTAGAAAGCCGGATTTTTTTTCTGGGGCAGATCGGCCATAAAGACTTGCCGAAGTATTTGAAAATTTCCGATATTTTTATCCGGCCGTCTCTTTCCGAAGGCTTGGGCAATTCGTTTTTGGAAGCCATGGCCGCCGGCTTGCCGGTTATCGCCACGCCGGTCGGCGGAATCGTTGATTTTTTGCGCGACCCTTCGGCAGGCTCAGGGCAGGCTACCGGTTTATTTTGTAAAGTCCGCGATCCTAAAAGCATCGCCGAAAAAGTAAAAGTATATTTGGAAAATAAGGAGCTAACCGAAATTATAAAAATAAACGCCAAAAGTATGGTGGAAAAAAATTATAATTGGAATTTAATTGCCGAAAAAATGAAGAATATTTTTAATAAATTAATTAAGTAA
- a CDS encoding glycosyltransferase family 4 protein: MDKKKLLIISGCFPPDSGGPASLLPNLIPILMEHGYEVTVLTYGDQIDNLPYKVVRISRKTNKILTIIRLVWAALRLAKNSDKIYSLDVYWPGFAAMIAGKILRRKQIARFTGDSAWETANNQGLTDKDIFEFQKDYINFRNQVVKFFRNAILRNCRYVVTDSYFFKRLLMSFGVKEERILVAHNSVEYLPYPENFSKEKFKRENGLKEKVIITVSRLVPRKAVDRVIALLPRLKERVGEISFICIGAGPEYDNLKKQGSRLAEKYGLDIRLPGNLPRNQVLPWFLAADAFINYSHWDGIAHTLVEALYFKTPIIASRAGGNIEIIEDGFNGLLVDFGNEEQLFNSLIRILTDQELIKKFKNNSGEKLKNDFIWERVVEINLKALAA, translated from the coding sequence ATGGATAAAAAAAAATTACTGATTATTTCCGGCTGTTTTCCTCCGGATTCGGGCGGGCCGGCTTCGCTTTTGCCTAATTTAATTCCCATTTTAATGGAGCATGGCTACGAGGTAACGGTTTTGACTTATGGCGATCAAATTGATAATTTGCCTTATAAAGTCGTGAGAATCTCCAGAAAAACCAACAAAATTTTAACCATCATAAGATTGGTTTGGGCCGCGCTTAGATTAGCGAAAAACAGCGATAAAATTTACAGCCTGGATGTTTACTGGCCGGGCTTTGCCGCCATGATAGCCGGCAAAATTTTAAGGCGCAAGCAAATCGCGCGCTTTACCGGCGATTCGGCCTGGGAAACCGCCAATAACCAAGGTTTAACCGATAAAGATATTTTTGAATTTCAAAAAGATTATATAAATTTTCGCAACCAGGTTGTAAAATTTTTTCGCAATGCTATTTTGCGCAATTGCCGCTATGTGGTTACCGACAGTTATTTTTTTAAAAGATTGCTGATGAGCTTTGGCGTGAAAGAAGAGCGGATTTTAGTCGCCCATAATTCGGTTGAATATTTGCCATATCCCGAAAATTTCTCTAAAGAAAAATTCAAACGCGAAAACGGGCTTAAAGAGAAAGTTATTATAACGGTTTCGCGGCTGGTGCCGCGCAAAGCGGTTGACCGGGTGATAGCGCTTCTGCCGCGCCTTAAAGAAAGAGTCGGAGAAATTTCTTTCATTTGCATCGGCGCCGGCCCGGAATATGACAATTTAAAAAAGCAAGGCTCTCGGCTTGCCGAGAAATACGGTTTAGACATAAGATTGCCCGGTAATTTGCCGAGAAATCAGGTTTTACCATGGTTTCTGGCCGCGGACGCTTTTATAAATTATTCTCATTGGGACGGCATCGCCCATACTTTAGTGGAAGCGCTTTATTTTAAAACTCCGATTATAGCCAGCCGGGCCGGCGGCAATATAGAAATTATAGAGGACGGATTTAACGGTTTATTGGTTGATTTCGGCAACGAGGAACAGCTGTTTAACAGTCTGATTAGAATTTTAACCGATCAAGAATTGATAAAAAAATTTAAAAATAATTCCGGAGAAAAATTAAAAAATGATTTTATCTGGGAGCGGGTGGTAGAAATTAATCTTAAGGCTTTAGCCGCTTAA
- a CDS encoding NAD-dependent epimerase/dehydratase family protein yields MKVLVTGAAGFIGSHLAEKLADLGHEVIGVDSLVDYYSVDLKKINIKNIIAKGVKFYEIDLLDDELGEVIKGVEIVYHAAAQPGISDQIPLGAYSRNNILATDKLLKAAANLPALKLFIYFSTSSVYGKIATLTEQAVPDPQSYYAITKLAGEQLALLYYKSSGLPACSVRLFSTYGPRERPEKLIIRLIMSVFTGQAVPIYEGSLDHSRSYTYISDIIDGLILFLDKADICRGGIFNLGSDQEAKTAEVIEIIEKIAGKNANKIILPARGGDQLRTKANIEKIKNLLSYQPRVSLRQGLEKTFAWYKEYYKK; encoded by the coding sequence ATGAAAGTATTAGTAACCGGCGCCGCCGGGTTTATCGGTTCTCATTTGGCGGAAAAACTGGCGGATCTCGGCCATGAAGTCATCGGAGTGGATTCGCTGGTGGATTATTATTCCGTTGATTTGAAAAAAATAAACATAAAAAACATTATCGCCAAGGGCGTAAAATTTTACGAGATTGATCTGCTTGACGATGAGCTCGGCGAGGTAATTAAGGGCGTTGAAATAGTCTATCACGCGGCCGCGCAGCCTGGTATTTCCGATCAGATCCCGCTAGGCGCGTATTCCAGAAATAATATTTTAGCCACTGATAAATTGCTGAAGGCGGCGGCCAATCTGCCCGCGCTCAAACTTTTCATTTACTTTTCAACCTCGTCGGTTTACGGTAAAATAGCTACTTTAACCGAACAGGCCGTCCCGGATCCGCAATCATATTACGCGATTACTAAATTAGCCGGAGAGCAATTGGCTTTGTTGTATTATAAATCTTCCGGCCTGCCGGCCTGCTCGGTCCGTTTATTCTCAACTTATGGGCCGAGGGAGCGGCCAGAGAAGCTGATTATCAGATTAATTATGAGTGTTTTTACCGGCCAGGCTGTGCCGATTTATGAAGGCAGCCTAGACCATTCCCGCTCCTATACTTATATCAGCGATATCATCGACGGGTTGATTTTATTTTTAGATAAGGCGGACATCTGCCGGGGCGGTATTTTTAATCTGGGCTCGGACCAGGAAGCTAAAACCGCGGAGGTGATTGAAATAATTGAAAAAATCGCCGGGAAAAACGCCAATAAGATCATCTTGCCGGCGCGCGGAGGCGATCAGTTGCGGACCAAAGCCAATATAGAAAAAATAAAAAATCTTTTATCATATCAGCCGAGAGTCAGCTTAAGGCAGGGCTTGGAAAAAACTTTCGCCTGGTATAAAGAATATTATAAAAAGTAG
- the galE gene encoding UDP-glucose 4-epimerase GalE: MPKILLTGGAGYIGSHLAVELLENNYEVIIIDNLSNSTPETIDRIKKITGKRPEFYKIDLCDLNKLKKFFAGQNKIDAVVHLAGFKAVGESVKKPLAYYRNNLLSLENLLVCVLEKKIKNLIFSSSAAVYGEPEKLPLKETSPIKRPSNPYGNTKKIAEEILKDVAGADDKFNCIALRYFNAAGAHDSGLIGELPKGAPENLVPFITQTGAGVRGELKVFGDDYNTADGTCVRDYIHVVDLAKAHLKALERLIAGKNKSNFEIFNIGTGKGASVREAIKAFEKASGKKLKYKIVGRRPGDPAAIFTDTNLAKKELGWRAEKSFDEILASAWQWEKNLRGIK; encoded by the coding sequence ATGCCAAAAATATTATTAACCGGCGGGGCGGGCTATATCGGCTCGCATCTAGCGGTCGAGCTTTTAGAAAATAATTATGAAGTGATAATTATTGATAATTTATCTAATTCCACCCCGGAAACGATAGATAGAATTAAAAAAATAACCGGTAAGCGCCCGGAATTTTATAAAATTGATTTATGCGATTTAAATAAATTAAAAAAATTTTTCGCCGGGCAAAATAAAATCGACGCCGTAGTTCATCTGGCCGGTTTTAAGGCGGTCGGCGAGTCGGTTAAAAAGCCTTTGGCTTATTATAGAAACAATCTGCTGTCTTTGGAAAATTTGCTTGTTTGTGTTTTAGAGAAAAAAATAAAAAATTTAATTTTTTCTTCCTCGGCCGCGGTCTACGGCGAGCCGGAAAAACTGCCCTTAAAAGAAACCTCGCCGATAAAACGGCCGTCTAATCCTTACGGCAATACCAAAAAAATAGCCGAAGAGATACTAAAAGATGTCGCCGGCGCCGACGATAAATTCAATTGCATCGCTTTAAGATACTTTAACGCCGCTGGTGCCCATGATTCGGGCTTAATCGGCGAATTGCCTAAAGGCGCTCCGGAGAATTTAGTTCCTTTTATAACGCAAACCGGCGCCGGCGTCAGGGGTGAATTAAAAGTTTTTGGCGATGACTATAATACGGCTGACGGCACTTGCGTCCGCGATTATATCCATGTCGTTGATTTGGCCAAAGCGCATCTAAAAGCGCTGGAAAGACTGATCGCCGGAAAAAATAAAAGCAATTTTGAAATATTTAATATCGGCACCGGCAAAGGCGCCTCGGTTAGGGAAGCGATAAAAGCTTTTGAAAAAGCCAGTGGGAAAAAATTAAAATATAAAATAGTCGGGCGGCGCCCGGGCGATCCGGCGGCGATTTTTACCGATACGAATTTAGCCAAAAAGGAATTAGGCTGGCGGGCGGAAAAAAGTTTTGACGAGATACTGGCCAGCGCCTGGCAATGGGAAAAAAATTTAAGAGGAATAAAATAA
- a CDS encoding nucleotide sugar dehydrogenase has protein sequence MKILYFGAGYVGSCSAAVNADSGHEVLIYDINQELINNLSSLDKDRIELSLFEKGLGDLIIRNKERIKFTSALADVEKSVDAAEAVFMCLPTPEKDGSGETDLSFYEAAAETLGKILAKRNNGAQSQYVLLINKSTVPIDMVDRTKEIMENLGVKNFGVGSNPEFLIEGKAVEGSLRPERVVVGAWAEKDFKIFSDIYGRFKEASNIGYFEVSPMEAAAGKLLANYILFNRLANCFDVAGRVCEKFAGLHFENIRKIIIADSRIGSWGFYDSLFAGGSCLIKDARSLSYQLKSRGANADVVDGVLAANQRQLDNFLARAEAELAFSWTGKTVGLLGLAFKQETNDTRYSASLSVTEFLFNKKAALVKAYDPVAGGNYLKYFSNNKDSGKIRLAGSVAEAIAGTDILIIATDWQQFREAEELIKENLPKGAIIMDGRRMLAQKYEELAKAGYNIIAVGSPLIKARKL, from the coding sequence ATGAAAATTTTGTATTTTGGCGCCGGTTATGTGGGTTCCTGCTCGGCCGCGGTAAACGCTGACAGCGGGCATGAGGTTTTAATTTATGATATTAACCAAGAGCTGATTAATAATCTATCGTCTTTGGATAAGGACCGGATAGAGTTAAGCTTATTTGAGAAAGGCTTAGGCGATTTGATTATTAGAAATAAGGAAAGAATTAAATTTACTTCTGCTTTGGCCGATGTGGAAAAATCAGTTGACGCGGCCGAAGCGGTTTTTATGTGCTTGCCGACGCCGGAAAAAGACGGTAGCGGAGAGACTGATTTGTCTTTTTATGAAGCCGCGGCCGAAACTTTAGGCAAAATTTTAGCTAAAAGGAATAATGGCGCGCAAAGCCAGTATGTTTTATTGATTAATAAAAGCACGGTGCCGATTGATATGGTTGACCGCACTAAAGAAATCATGGAAAATCTTGGAGTTAAAAATTTTGGTGTTGGCTCCAATCCTGAATTTTTAATTGAAGGCAAAGCCGTGGAAGGCTCGCTCCGGCCGGAGCGCGTAGTCGTCGGAGCTTGGGCGGAAAAAGATTTTAAAATTTTCAGCGATATCTATGGCCGCTTTAAAGAAGCTTCTAATATCGGCTATTTTGAAGTAAGCCCTATGGAAGCCGCGGCCGGAAAATTGCTTGCCAACTATATTTTATTTAACCGCTTGGCCAATTGCTTTGATGTGGCCGGGCGGGTGTGCGAAAAGTTTGCCGGCCTGCATTTTGAAAATATCCGTAAAATTATAATAGCTGATAGCCGGATCGGCAGCTGGGGATTTTACGACAGCCTGTTCGCCGGCGGCAGCTGCCTGATTAAAGACGCCCGCTCGCTGTCTTATCAATTAAAAAGCCGCGGCGCCAATGCCGATGTGGTAGACGGCGTTTTAGCGGCCAACCAAAGGCAGTTAGATAATTTTTTAGCCAGAGCCGAAGCGGAATTGGCTTTTAGCTGGACGGGAAAAACTGTCGGCCTTTTAGGTTTGGCCTTTAAGCAGGAAACGAACGACACCCGCTACTCGGCGTCTTTAAGCGTAACGGAATTTTTATTTAATAAGAAGGCGGCGCTGGTTAAGGCTTATGATCCGGTCGCCGGCGGTAATTACTTAAAATATTTTTCCAACAATAAGGACAGCGGTAAAATCAGGCTGGCCGGTTCCGTGGCTGAAGCGATCGCCGGAACGGATATTTTAATAATCGCCACCGACTGGCAGCAATTCAGGGAAGCGGAAGAATTAATCAAAGAAAATTTGCCTAAAGGCGCGATTATTATGGATGGGCGCAGGATGCTAGCGCAAAAATATGAAGAATTGGCTAAGGCCGGCTATAATATTATCGCGGTCGGTTCGCCTTTAATAAAAGCGAGAAAATTATAA
- a CDS encoding glycosyltransferase family 4 protein: MPKILYFITQSEWGGAQRYVFDLANNLKDDFQVAVALGEQVNNGTLAKILQENNIKCFIIPNLKRNLSPINDLLALWQIIKLIKSYQPDIIHLNSSKISVLGSLASLRAKTKVIYTVHGWVFNEPLPAWLKKIYLYAEKFTAKFKNKIICVSEYDKQTALKYNITPAEKLIAIHNGLAPINFYSKEEARKKIPFNKGGNPTSDLLIGSIGNLYKTKGFEYLIEAANILINNPQSRDRIPAAFLIIGDGAERKNLEKLIKKYNLENNFILAGQISEAAKLLPAFDIYACSSVKEGLPYSILEAMAAGLPIVATRVGGIPEMIMDPATDLKQADGLIVLPANAEQLANALKKLIIDKTLAKILGQQAQAKAQADFSLEKMIAETKKVYLE; encoded by the coding sequence ATGCCAAAAATCCTTTATTTCATCACTCAATCGGAATGGGGCGGCGCCCAGCGCTATGTGTTTGATTTGGCCAATAATTTAAAAGATGATTTTCAGGTAGCCGTGGCCTTAGGCGAACAGGTAAATAATGGAACATTAGCTAAAATTTTACAAGAAAACAATATTAAATGTTTTATTATCCCCAATCTAAAACGCAATCTTTCGCCGATTAACGACCTTTTAGCCTTATGGCAAATAATTAAATTAATAAAAAGTTATCAACCGGACATAATCCATCTCAACAGCTCAAAAATTTCTGTTTTAGGCTCCCTGGCTTCTTTACGCGCTAAAACAAAAGTCATTTACACGGTTCACGGCTGGGTGTTTAACGAGCCTTTGCCGGCTTGGCTGAAAAAAATTTATTTATACGCGGAAAAATTTACGGCCAAATTTAAAAATAAAATAATCTGCGTTTCCGAATATGATAAGCAAACTGCCCTAAAATATAATATCACGCCGGCGGAAAAATTAATTGCTATCCATAACGGCCTGGCGCCGATAAATTTTTATTCCAAAGAGGAGGCGCGAAAAAAAATCCCCTTTAATAAAGGGGGCAATCCGACTTCCGATTTACTTATCGGTTCTATCGGCAATTTATACAAAACCAAAGGCTTTGAATATTTAATTGAAGCCGCCAATATTTTGATTAACAATCCGCAAAGCCGCGATAGAATACCGGCTGCTTTTTTAATCATCGGCGACGGCGCGGAAAGAAAAAATTTAGAAAAATTGATTAAAAAATATAATCTGGAAAATAATTTTATTTTAGCCGGGCAAATCAGCGAGGCGGCCAAATTATTGCCGGCTTTTGACATCTATGCCTGCTCTTCGGTCAAAGAAGGCCTGCCCTACTCTATTTTAGAAGCTATGGCCGCCGGTTTGCCGATTGTAGCGACTAGGGTCGGCGGCATACCGGAAATGATCATGGATCCCGCGACAGACTTAAAACAAGCCGACGGTTTGATTGTTCTACCGGCTAACGCGGAACAACTGGCCAATGCCTTGAAAAAATTAATCATTGATAAAACCTTGGCTAAAATTTTAGGCCAGCAAGCGCAAGCAAAAGCCCAAGCCGACTTTAGCTTGGAAAAAATGATCGCGGAAACGAAAAAAGTTTATTTAGAATAA
- a CDS encoding O-antigen ligase family protein, whose protein sequence is MPLKTYFIILKTGVYLSFISVFLVFSNLLFPFITSKQIYFNILVEILIIFWLALVIKYPAVRPKKSWISFGLAAFFSALLISSIFGVDFNLSFWGDIERMLGWFHIFHFFLFYLIVITVFRRWTDWRNLYVISVIAATIVCLYSLLKIPYSTIGNTAYVSGYAIFNIYFALILFFRRGGEERSGREDWLLKALYLIPVFIMLLVMKATNTRGAYVGLGASFILFFVLTAAYGLSKKAKIYGLGAAAAIIIFISLIFSFPQSSFVSNTPILRTITQISSKAATFQTRLISWKAALKDFPSHPILGTGYGNFAITFDKYFDPVFYSYTSSETYFDRAHNNLVDLASTGGLLSLLTYFSILGAVFYYLLKGKRQGRISTNEFILLICLFTAYFIQNLAVFDSLVTYISLMMALGYVYWLANGDEEEELYYQEGLTNKELAVLAGAGIILLSVLYQCNLKVLYMLDGTISGQMKLSQGDIAGAADEYKKALSYNTPLDRDSRASLINAINGRQEALAALGGQPAKEIADYVVSLAEANVALNPADSMMQMQLAQTLSTAAFIYQDDKSKLNFYSDRAFKAIDESIKSSPGRVTIYFSKAQMYIIRNDKDKAIETLKYAISLNEKYPESYCYLAKVGIYFKEEAVGYEALDKCLDLGGAGYLSPVDFIKAALNHYMEKKDEPRLMVLYERWTGLEPANAQAWVNLSLFYAQAGKKDKAISAAEKAGELDPSLRPAAEEFIRKLRAE, encoded by the coding sequence ATGCCTTTAAAAACTTATTTTATAATTCTAAAAACCGGAGTCTATTTAAGCTTTATTTCGGTTTTTTTGGTTTTTTCCAACCTGCTTTTTCCTTTCATAACTTCTAAACAGATTTATTTTAATATTCTGGTGGAAATTTTAATTATTTTCTGGCTGGCGCTCGTAATAAAATATCCGGCCGTTCGGCCGAAAAAATCTTGGATTAGTTTCGGTTTAGCCGCTTTTTTTAGCGCTCTGCTTATTTCTTCAATTTTCGGCGTTGATTTTAATTTAAGCTTTTGGGGGGACATTGAAAGGATGCTGGGTTGGTTTCATATTTTTCATTTTTTCTTGTTTTATCTTATTGTAATTACGGTTTTCCGCCGCTGGACCGATTGGCGCAATCTATATGTAATTTCCGTAATCGCGGCTACCATAGTCTGCCTGTACAGCCTTCTAAAAATTCCTTATTCAACTATCGGTAATACGGCCTACGTCTCCGGCTACGCCATTTTTAATATTTATTTCGCCTTGATTTTATTTTTCCGCCGCGGCGGCGAAGAGCGTTCCGGGCGGGAAGATTGGCTTTTAAAAGCTTTGTATTTAATACCGGTTTTTATAATGCTCTTAGTCATGAAAGCGACTAACACCAGAGGGGCTTACGTTGGGTTAGGCGCGAGCTTTATTTTGTTTTTTGTTTTAACCGCCGCTTACGGCCTAAGTAAAAAAGCAAAAATTTACGGCCTGGGCGCGGCCGCGGCTATTATAATTTTTATTTCTTTAATATTTTCATTTCCGCAAAGCAGTTTTGTAAGTAATACGCCGATTTTAAGGACTATAACGCAAATTTCCTCTAAAGCCGCGACTTTTCAAACCAGATTGATTTCCTGGAAAGCGGCCTTAAAAGATTTTCCCAGCCATCCGATTTTAGGCACGGGCTATGGCAATTTCGCCATAACTTTTGATAAATATTTTGATCCAGTGTTTTACAGCTATACCTCTTCGGAAACCTATTTTGATCGGGCGCATAATAATTTAGTGGACCTGGCGTCAACCGGAGGGCTCTTAAGCCTGTTAACGTATTTTTCTATTCTCGGGGCCGTATTTTATTATTTGTTAAAAGGCAAGCGGCAGGGTAGAATTTCCACCAATGAATTTATTCTGCTGATTTGTTTGTTCACGGCTTATTTTATCCAAAATTTAGCCGTGTTTGATTCTTTAGTCACTTATATTTCTTTAATGATGGCCTTAGGCTATGTTTATTGGCTGGCTAACGGCGACGAAGAAGAAGAGCTTTATTATCAAGAAGGTTTGACTAATAAGGAATTGGCGGTTTTAGCCGGCGCCGGCATAATTCTTCTGTCCGTGCTTTACCAATGCAATCTTAAGGTTTTATACATGCTTGACGGCACGATCAGCGGGCAGATGAAATTATCTCAAGGCGATATTGCCGGCGCGGCGGATGAATATAAAAAAGCTTTAAGCTATAATACGCCTTTAGACCGCGATAGCCGCGCCAGTTTAATTAACGCGATTAATGGCCGCCAGGAGGCGCTGGCGGCGCTGGGCGGGCAGCCGGCTAAGGAAATAGCCGATTATGTCGTAAGCTTGGCCGAGGCTAACGTGGCCCTAAATCCGGCGGATAGCATGATGCAGATGCAATTGGCGCAAACTTTAAGCACGGCCGCTTTTATTTATCAGGATGATAAAAGCAAACTGAATTTTTATTCTGACCGCGCTTTTAAGGCGATTGACGAATCCATAAAAAGCAGTCCGGGGCGCGTAACCATTTATTTTTCCAAAGCCCAGATGTACATAATCAGAAACGATAAAGATAAGGCCATAGAAACTTTAAAATACGCCATCAGCTTGAATGAAAAATATCCGGAATCATATTGCTATCTGGCTAAAGTCGGCATCTATTTTAAAGAAGAAGCCGTGGGCTACGAGGCTTTGGATAAATGCCTTGACCTTGGCGGCGCCGGCTACTTAAGCCCGGTTGATTTCATAAAAGCGGCGCTTAACCATTATATGGAAAAAAAGGATGAGCCGCGCCTAATGGTCTTGTATGAAAGATGGACCGGCTTGGAGCCGGCTAACGCGCAAGCCTGGGTTAACCTGTCGCTATTTTACGCCCAAGCCGGAAAAAAAGATAAAGCTATCAGCGCGGCCGAAAAGGCCGGCGAGCTTGATCCGTCGCTTAGGCCGGCGGCTGAGGAGTTCATCAGGAAGCTGCGGGCAGAATAA
- a CDS encoding PA14 domain-containing protein, with translation MKKVSIFLLGLLFLVVGAARAEELSTRLKGRILLQVESNGEAWYVNPDTEKRFYLGRPADAFSVMREQGLGISNKDFASFSGVAPKRLAGKILLKVESKGEAYYINPLDLKMHYLGRPADAFSVMRNLGLGITNSNLALIAVDEKSSPVITAPKSEEVIIAPEPEITATTTEEVIIETPAETATGTEEMIVETPAETATTSCVWLVEYFDNKSLLGTPVATGSVNAIDFDWGSAGPEQFSFFDRFSIRYTANCDFLAGNYEFRTVFDDGLKVYLDNENFMQSWADNDREMTFNRERNIEAGSHEVKVEYYEASRNAKVKVSWVKIN, from the coding sequence ATGAAAAAAGTATCAATATTTTTATTAGGGTTATTGTTTTTAGTCGTCGGCGCAGCGCGGGCCGAAGAGCTGTCAACTCGGCTTAAAGGCCGGATTTTATTGCAGGTTGAGTCTAACGGCGAGGCCTGGTATGTTAATCCGGACACGGAAAAACGGTTTTATCTCGGCCGTCCGGCTGACGCTTTTAGCGTTATGCGCGAGCAAGGGCTAGGCATATCCAATAAAGATTTTGCTTCATTCTCCGGAGTTGCTCCTAAACGGCTGGCCGGAAAAATTCTTTTAAAGGTTGAAAGCAAGGGCGAAGCCTATTATATTAATCCGCTTGATTTAAAAATGCATTATCTCGGCCGTCCGGCCGATGCTTTTAGCGTTATGAGAAATTTGGGGCTCGGAATAACTAATAGCAATTTAGCTTTAATCGCGGTTGATGAAAAATCAAGCCCGGTTATTACCGCTCCTAAAAGCGAAGAAGTAATTATCGCGCCCGAGCCGGAAATAACCGCGACCACTACCGAAGAGGTGATTATTGAAACTCCGGCAGAAACCGCGACCGGAACGGAAGAAATGATTGTTGAAACTCCGGCCGAAACCGCGACGACTTCCTGCGTTTGGCTGGTTGAATATTTTGATAATAAAAGCCTTCTGGGAACTCCGGTCGCGACCGGCAGTGTTAACGCCATAGATTTTGACTGGGGGAGCGCCGGGCCGGAGCAGTTTTCTTTCTTTGACAGATTTTCTATCCGCTATACGGCTAATTGTGATTTTTTAGCCGGCAATTATGAATTCAGGACGGTTTTTGACGATGGCCTCAAAGTCTATCTTGATAATGAAAATTTTATGCAGTCATGGGCTGATAATGACAGAGAGATGACCTTTAATAGAGAACGCAATATAGAAGCCGGCAGCCATGAAGTAAAGGTTGAATATTATGAAGCCTCCAGAAACGCTAAAGTAAAAGTTTCTTGGGTGAAAATAAATTAA